A single window of Candidatus Flexicrinis affinis DNA harbors:
- a CDS encoding alpha/beta hydrolase: MTRVVLAVLLMLSMTLLPQAQETLPVPDEGGVYLTIEGVRVYAIDRGDPDSPAVLLLHGFGGSVVTWRYTMDPLVEAGYRVVAFDRPPYGFADKRIDITWDDAFYRDLTISVMDELGIDRAVLVGHSAGGSVVANVGIAYPERVAGLVFAAGAVFTRQAAEAMGSPAGDSPLAGLASGISAIDPESPLAQLAVRAVFTPERFADILFSTYYDPDKIPADAVEVYGRTFELPGWEAAFLKLLTQGMPDMETDDTALANLEMPILLIWGEDDTWVPLTVGESLADVLADAELITYPETGHIPMEEQSEAFNKDLLDFLVHVYNR, from the coding sequence ATGACAAGAGTCGTGCTGGCCGTGCTGTTGATGTTAAGCATGACACTGTTGCCTCAGGCGCAGGAAACGCTGCCAGTGCCGGATGAAGGAGGCGTCTACCTCACGATTGAAGGCGTTCGTGTATACGCCATCGACCGCGGAGATCCGGATTCTCCGGCTGTACTGCTTCTGCACGGGTTTGGAGGGTCGGTCGTGACATGGCGCTACACGATGGACCCCTTGGTAGAAGCGGGCTATCGGGTTGTGGCGTTTGATCGCCCGCCGTATGGCTTTGCCGATAAGCGCATCGACATCACGTGGGATGACGCCTTCTACCGCGACCTCACGATCAGTGTGATGGACGAGCTTGGCATCGATCGCGCCGTATTGGTGGGACACAGCGCCGGAGGCAGTGTCGTTGCCAATGTCGGAATCGCATATCCTGAACGCGTAGCCGGGCTGGTGTTCGCGGCGGGCGCGGTCTTCACGCGGCAAGCGGCGGAAGCGATGGGTTCACCGGCCGGAGATTCGCCGCTGGCCGGGCTGGCTAGCGGCATCAGCGCTATCGATCCGGAGTCACCGTTGGCGCAGTTGGCCGTCCGCGCCGTGTTCACGCCTGAACGGTTCGCGGATATTCTTTTCAGCACCTATTACGACCCCGACAAGATTCCGGCGGATGCCGTTGAAGTCTACGGCAGGACGTTCGAACTACCGGGATGGGAGGCAGCCTTCCTCAAGCTGCTGACGCAAGGCATGCCCGACATGGAAACCGACGACACGGCACTGGCGAATCTCGAAATGCCGATCCTTCTCATCTGGGGCGAGGACGACACGTGGGTGCCGCTCACCGTCGGCGAATCCCTCGCCGACGTGCTCGCCGACGCTGAACTGATAACCTATCCTGAGACCGGCCACATCCCGATGGAGGAACAGAGCGAGGCTTTCAACAAAGATTTGCTGGACTTCCTTGTGCATGTGTACAATCGCTGA
- a CDS encoding deoxyribodipyrimidine photo-lyase, whose product MIWLRRDLRLHDSAAVHWALQRGLAPLFAYVFDDRLLNGRFASPSRTAFMLAGLRSLQRDLEGLGGRLVVASGQPEAEIARLARALDVESVVGNRDYSPYARVREARVESALEPIPLTLVQDRLLVEPWDIESTSGKPYTVYTPFKTRWRSVPKSNREPLAYDLRGKLAEIPDEHAGALPALDMFGMTNDIPLPAAGEDAAADRLSTFLDDRIFAYRDTRNRLADPFDANSGTSSLSPYIRWGMTSPRQIRAAAADAYREAPDDEARASVVAWMDEIIWHEFYTHILWHFPDVTRRNFNSAYDGVPWRDAGDEFDEWAEGRTGFPVVDAAMRQLSATGWMHNRARMIVASFLTKDLLIHWRHGEAHFMRYLLDGDIAPNNGGWQWAASTGTDAQPYFRIFNPVNQSERFDPDGSFIRRWVPELADVPAKYLHAPWEAPESPRDYPPPMVDHRDARLRALNAFKGAKS is encoded by the coding sequence CTGATTTGGCTGCGTCGCGACTTGAGACTGCACGACAGCGCCGCGGTACATTGGGCACTGCAGCGCGGTCTTGCGCCCCTATTCGCCTATGTGTTTGACGACCGCTTGCTGAACGGCCGATTTGCCAGCCCGTCGCGCACGGCGTTCATGCTCGCTGGCCTTCGGTCGCTCCAGCGGGACTTGGAAGGCTTGGGAGGACGACTCGTCGTGGCGAGCGGCCAGCCCGAGGCTGAGATTGCGCGGCTCGCCCGGGCCCTCGATGTGGAGTCTGTCGTCGGCAACCGTGACTACTCCCCCTACGCCCGCGTCCGCGAAGCCCGCGTCGAATCTGCGCTTGAGCCCATTCCGCTTACGCTCGTGCAAGACCGCCTGCTGGTCGAGCCGTGGGACATCGAGAGCACGTCGGGCAAGCCGTACACGGTCTATACGCCGTTCAAGACCCGGTGGCGCAGTGTGCCAAAGTCGAATCGCGAACCCCTCGCATACGACCTCAGGGGTAAGTTGGCAGAGATTCCGGACGAACATGCCGGCGCGCTGCCGGCACTCGACATGTTTGGGATGACCAACGACATCCCGTTGCCCGCGGCCGGTGAAGACGCAGCGGCTGACCGACTCTCCACCTTTCTGGATGATAGAATCTTCGCGTATCGGGACACGCGCAACCGTCTTGCCGACCCGTTCGACGCGAACAGCGGAACTTCGTCGCTGTCCCCGTACATTCGTTGGGGGATGACCTCGCCCCGCCAGATTCGTGCGGCTGCCGCGGACGCATATCGCGAGGCGCCCGACGACGAAGCACGCGCCTCGGTGGTAGCGTGGATGGACGAGATCATCTGGCATGAGTTCTACACGCATATCCTGTGGCACTTTCCTGACGTGACCCGCCGAAACTTCAACAGTGCCTACGATGGCGTGCCGTGGCGCGACGCGGGTGACGAGTTCGATGAGTGGGCGGAAGGGCGCACCGGCTTTCCGGTCGTGGACGCGGCAATGCGCCAGCTCAGCGCGACGGGATGGATGCACAACCGCGCGCGCATGATCGTTGCCAGTTTTTTGACTAAAGACCTTCTGATCCATTGGCGCCATGGCGAGGCGCATTTCATGCGCTACTTGCTCGACGGCGACATCGCGCCAAACAACGGTGGGTGGCAGTGGGCTGCCAGCACAGGCACTGACGCGCAGCCGTACTTCCGAATCTTCAACCCCGTCAACCAATCCGAGCGATTCGATCCGGACGGTTCGTTCATCCGGCGGTGGGTGCCGGAGCTGGCCGACGTGCCCGCGAAGTACCTACACGCACCGTGGGAAGCGCCGGAATCGCCGCGGGACTATCCGCCGCCAATGGTCGATCATCGGGACGCGCGGTTGCGCGCACTCAATGCCTTCAAGGGAGCGAAATCATGA
- a CDS encoding FAD-dependent oxidoreductase, whose translation MATKVVSQVIVIGGGVGGLTTAALLAQAGYDVKVLEAQTYPGGCASTWTHMGYRFESGATVAGGFQPNGPHHVVGEALNIQWPVRRHDPAWVVHLPGTQVSLTADNADVLAKFPHTAKFWETQSRLANLTWRLSAQNMPWPPTSGHEAMRLARIALGNFPDDLQAVPYVFATVYDWAARFGLTHDAQFMRFLDGQLLISAQTTSRHVNALWGATALDLARQGVYHVRGGIGGLAQTLVDTLRRYGGEILYRHRASRLEVIDGRIVGVWVTRSRHSTEELFMPADFVVANTTPWDAARLLGSNTPPKLQREISRPKRGWGAFVLHLGVDCDVFPTGYPDHHQILLDLDGPLGETRSIFMSVSPEWDDTRAPEGMRAVTITTHTDPSQWWHELESDRDAYYAKKDDYSEKIIAAVDGILPGLRDGIALALPGTPVTYQYYTDRHDGLVGGFPITSLFKARGPRTGVANLRLVGDSIFPGQSTAGVSLGALRVAEDVKRSLALRASRASIVAVRANSVNPDSPQDIDS comes from the coding sequence GTGGCAACCAAAGTCGTATCGCAAGTCATCGTGATCGGCGGAGGCGTCGGTGGGTTGACCACGGCGGCTCTGTTGGCGCAGGCAGGCTATGACGTCAAGGTGCTCGAGGCGCAGACCTATCCGGGAGGATGCGCGAGCACGTGGACGCACATGGGCTATCGATTCGAGAGCGGTGCGACGGTCGCCGGCGGGTTTCAACCCAACGGACCGCATCACGTCGTGGGCGAAGCGCTGAACATCCAGTGGCCGGTGAGGCGTCACGACCCCGCGTGGGTCGTACACTTGCCGGGCACGCAGGTTTCGCTCACAGCGGACAACGCGGACGTGCTGGCGAAGTTTCCGCATACCGCCAAGTTCTGGGAGACTCAGTCCCGTCTCGCGAACTTGACGTGGCGCTTGTCCGCGCAGAACATGCCGTGGCCGCCGACTTCGGGCCACGAGGCCATGCGGCTCGCGCGGATCGCGCTGGGCAACTTTCCGGATGATCTACAAGCCGTGCCGTACGTCTTTGCAACCGTATACGATTGGGCCGCGAGGTTCGGCCTGACCCATGACGCGCAGTTCATGCGCTTTCTTGACGGCCAGCTCTTGATTAGCGCGCAGACAACGAGCAGGCACGTCAATGCGCTGTGGGGCGCAACGGCGCTCGATCTCGCGCGTCAGGGCGTCTACCATGTACGAGGTGGAATCGGCGGTCTGGCCCAAACGCTTGTGGATACGCTGCGTCGATATGGCGGCGAAATCCTTTACCGGCACCGGGCGTCACGTCTCGAGGTCATCGACGGCCGCATCGTTGGCGTGTGGGTGACACGCAGCCGGCATTCGACCGAGGAGCTGTTCATGCCGGCCGATTTCGTAGTCGCAAACACGACCCCGTGGGATGCGGCTCGCTTGCTTGGGTCGAACACCCCGCCCAAGCTGCAGCGCGAGATTTCACGGCCGAAACGCGGATGGGGTGCGTTCGTGCTCCACCTCGGCGTCGATTGCGACGTATTCCCGACCGGGTACCCGGATCATCACCAGATTCTGCTCGATCTTGACGGGCCGTTGGGCGAGACACGCAGTATCTTCATGTCAGTTTCGCCTGAGTGGGACGATACCCGAGCGCCCGAGGGCATGCGGGCGGTGACCATCACCACGCATACCGATCCGTCACAATGGTGGCACGAGCTTGAAAGCGACCGCGACGCATACTACGCGAAGAAGGACGATTACAGCGAGAAGATCATCGCTGCCGTAGATGGCATTCTGCCAGGACTTCGTGACGGCATTGCGCTGGCCCTGCCGGGTACACCGGTGACCTATCAGTACTACACCGATCGTCATGACGGGCTGGTCGGCGGGTTTCCAATCACGTCGCTGTTCAAGGCACGCGGCCCGCGCACAGGGGTCGCGAACCTGCGCCTCGTCGGAGACTCGATCTTCCCGGGCCAGTCGACCGCTGGGGTCTCGCTCGGTGCGCTGCGCGTTGCCGAAGATGTCAAGCGCAGTTTGGCCCTGCGTGCGAGCCGCGCCAGCATCGTTGCCGTTCGCGCCAATTCGGTCAATCCTGACTCGCCGCAGGACATTGACTCGTGA